A genomic region of Macaca mulatta isolate MMU2019108-1 chromosome 5, T2T-MMU8v2.0, whole genome shotgun sequence contains the following coding sequences:
- the LOC144341130 gene encoding uncharacterized protein LOC144341130, giving the protein MAGCGLSEDTLFSSFFYNYGSSWETPSNQPSGNPRKRQEPARYPEQLQAEPGNSSATFPKSPRAPRPVRPAPTRLPVAPRGCRATSPPRRAVPPPLPSGPEPPLSLKWLQSQVEASPDPRRWGGGGVQTGGSAPDPALPPGRTSTPQTHTLNFDDCAMQSGCIVP; this is encoded by the exons ATGGCGGGCTGCGGGCTGTCGGAAGACaccctcttctcttccttcttttacaACTACGGCTCCTCCTGGGAAACCCCTTCCAACCAG CCCAGCGGGAACCCGAGAAAGAGGCAGGAGCCGGCGCGTTACCCCGAACAACTCCAAGCAGAACCAGGGAACTCGAGCGCAACCTTCCCCAAGTCGCCGCGGGCGCCGCGCCCCGTGCGCCCGGCGCCTACCCGCCTTCCAGTTGCGCCGAGGGGCTGCAGAGCCACGAGCCCCCCGCGACGTGCTGTCCCCCCTCCACTCCCCTCGGGGCCCGAGCCGCCTCTTTCCCTAAAATGGCTGCAATCTCAAGTAGAGGCGTCCCCTGACCCGCGgaggtggggggggggtggggtgcAGACTGGAGGCTCCGCTCCTGACCCCGCGCTTCCCCCGGGGCGCACAAGcaccccacaaacacacacacttaacTTTGATGACTGTGCAATGCAGTCCGGCTGCATCGTGCCCTAG